The Brevundimonas vesicularis genome includes the window ACGACTGGATGGCATCCAAGGCGCGAGCATCGCGTCCGTCCGAGCGGCCGGCGTCGGACAGACTCTGGCGGATGATCTCGATCATGCAGACGGCTTCGACCGCCGAGGTCGGAGCGTGATCGAGAAGCGTGGTTTCCGCCGCTTCCATCGGCGCCAGATCCAGTTCGACGAGCAGGTTCTCGCCGCTAGCGGACAGCGATGACGATACGACCTGTTTCGCCAGATTGGCCGTTTCCAGCCACGAGCGGAAAAGCGGCATGAAGGCGGGGGAGGTTTGGGTGTTCATGACATTCAAACTTTCTGCAGCGCCCGGATCGATCCGGGCGCTGATTTGGGACGGGCGTAGGGGGCGCACTGGGCCTCCCAGACGCCTAAGAGGGCGAGGAGCAAGAGCTCGAACCAGACGACCATTCGGGTCGATACGATCGACCACAGCAGGGCGTCAGAACCGGCGATGCCGGCCAGATGGGTCGAGACCGCGATAAGCTGGGCGCCAGCGGCAAGAAGCAGCCACCATCGATCGTAACGGAGCGCCAGACCGACCAGCAGACAGAACATGGACACCGACAAGATCGCCACGCCCCACCGGAAATGCCCGATGAACAGGTGATCGACCAACGGCGTGCCCCAGTTAAGGACGACCAGAGCGACCAAGGCGATCCGCTCAGGCATGCGACCCTTCCAGAGCAGAAGCGCCATGACGCCGTAGGTCAGACCCACCAGAAACAAGGACAGCGGCGACCCCATTCCGACGGCCGCGATCAAGCGGCGACGGCGAGAACCGGGGCGAACCCAGTGGGTTTGACCGTCTTGTCTTCTTGCGCGCCATCCATGTGCCAGCCGACCTGATGGTCGTCGGCGACCTGGGCCAGTTTGCAGTGACTGGCGATGACGGCGCTACGAACCTCGGCCAGTTGGCTTAGGCCGCGCACCATATTGGCCAGCGCGTCCTGTCCAACCGCGGCCGCCAGACGTGCCTCGACCCGACCTTCCAACGCCGTCTGAACCAAGCGGCTGACCTCGATCATCGCCTGATCGACGGCGTGTTCGGCGGTTCTGACCTGTCGCGCCACGCGGACGCCGACGTGCATGTTCTTCATTGGCTCACCTTCCTCTAAGCCGTTTGGTCAGCGCATTTCAGCGGGAGCAAGCCGGTCGAAAAGGGATGGAACCACCATGCCCGCCGTCACGATCCCGATGGCGAACAGAAGGGCGATAGCGGCCCCGGCAACGATGATCCCCACTCTCGCCAGAGCGCCCCGAGGAGGCGCAGGCAGAAGCCAGGAAGTCGTTGGGTCGGAAACCGCATCGTCCGACTGTTCGGCCGACGTGGGATCATTGAGCGTATGGGGGCCGGTGTCGGGAATGAGTATCGACGCCTCTGAGTAGCCAATACTCAGTCGCCTGGCCGCCAGTTTGCGGTCCGAAACGCCCAGCTTGGCATAGGCGCGATGCAGGTGATTGCCCACCGTGCGCGGCGAGATACGCAGGCGCGCAGCGATTTCCTTGTCCTCAAGACCCTGGCCGGCCAGGCGGACACATTCGCTCTCTCTCGTCGTCAGGCCTTCTGGCATGGGGACCCCCTTGGGTCTG containing:
- a CDS encoding helix-turn-helix domain-containing protein, which produces MPEGLTTRESECVRLAGQGLEDKEIAARLRISPRTVGNHLHRAYAKLGVSDRKLAARRLSIGYSEASILIPDTGPHTLNDPTSAEQSDDAVSDPTTSWLLPAPPRGALARVGIIVAGAAIALLFAIGIVTAGMVVPSLFDRLAPAEMR